A single Elephas maximus indicus isolate mEleMax1 chromosome 2, mEleMax1 primary haplotype, whole genome shotgun sequence DNA region contains:
- the LOC126070698 gene encoding histone H2B type 3-B-like: MPDPSRSAPAPKKGSKKAITKVQKKDGKKRKRGRKESYSIYVYKVLKQVHPDTGISSKAMGIMNSFVNDIFERIASEASRLAHYNKRSTITSREVQTAVRLLLPGELAKHAVSEGTKAVTKYTSSK; the protein is encoded by the coding sequence ATGCCAGATCCTTCTCGGTCGGCTCCCGCCCCTAAGAAAGGCTCCAAAAAGGCCATCACCAAGGTTCAGAAGAAAGACGGCAAGAAGCGCAAGCGCGGCCGTAAGGAGAGCTACTCCATTTACGTGTACAAGGTGCTGAAGCAGGTGCACCCGGACACCGGCATCTCGTCCAAGGCCATGGGCATCATGAACTCCTTCGTCAACGACATCTTCGAGCGCATCGCCAGCGAGGCCTCCCGCCTGGCGCACTACAACAAGCGCTCCACCATCACCTCCCGGGAGGTGCAGACGGCTGTGCGCCTGCTGCTGCCCGGGGAGCTGGCCAAGCACGCCGTGTCCGAGGGCACCAAGGCCGTCACCAAGTACACCAGCTCCAAGTGA